One part of the Clostridia bacterium genome encodes these proteins:
- a CDS encoding DUF2249 domain-containing protein codes for MSYTKWKDKTEGFKKIDVRGIQGNFFAGLKKQAASVPAGSGIEVIQSFDPIPLYEVMEGLGFEHYTEQKGDAEYHAYFYRTAVKTEENDIPMRPAALTNMPLIDERLGNISVGFWDLTWNDEKRHLPYEIRLLLSLTNAVGAGRMRQATRELVKAYIHGLDSAALDDVFELIAWNQGIGYFSSEIGPSTLFAAYKTIKNMEKRGAERKDICEALKEKFGEKNPDVKVM; via the coding sequence ATGAGCTATACAAAATGGAAGGATAAAACGGAAGGCTTTAAAAAAATCGATGTAAGAGGCATTCAGGGGAATTTCTTTGCGGGACTAAAAAAACAGGCCGCTTCTGTGCCCGCAGGCTCCGGAATTGAAGTTATCCAGAGCTTCGATCCGATACCGCTGTATGAAGTAATGGAAGGGCTCGGATTTGAGCATTATACCGAGCAAAAGGGCGACGCCGAATATCACGCTTACTTCTATCGCACGGCAGTGAAAACGGAAGAAAATGATATACCCATGCGCCCGGCGGCTCTTACAAATATGCCGCTTATCGATGAAAGGCTCGGCAATATCTCCGTCGGCTTTTGGGACCTTACATGGAACGACGAAAAGCGTCATCTGCCGTATGAGATACGCCTGCTTTTATCGCTTACAAACGCCGTAGGTGCAGGCAGAATGCGCCAGGCAACGCGCGAGCTTGTCAAGGCATACATACATGGGCTTGACAGCGCGGCGCTTGACGATGTGTTTGAGCTTATTGCATGGAATCAGGGCATAGGCTATTTCAGCTCGGAGATAGGTCCCTCAACCTTATTCGCGGCATATAAGACGATAAAGAACATGGAAAAACGAGGCGCCGAGCGCAAGGATATATGCGAGGCTCTGAAAGAAAAGTTCGGCGAGAAGAATCCCGACGTTAAGGTGATGTGA
- a CDS encoding CoA pyrophosphatase yields the protein MELKDIRQRLTGHEAELIRPKKTSVASVLVPIIEKDGGLHVVFEKRESHIPQGGEICFPGGHAEAGETPAEAAVRETSEELLLPKENIELIAPLHILPGRGIKEVHSFLGFLHDYKGGAEPTEVERVFSLPLSHLINTPPKIYKGRLQVQPGDDFPYDEIPGGKNYPFAYATRIFYFYDSPCGAIWGLTAELLYQFIELLRK from the coding sequence ATGGAACTTAAAGATATACGGCAAAGGCTTACGGGACACGAGGCGGAGCTTATAAGGCCGAAAAAAACGTCCGTAGCCTCGGTGCTTGTGCCGATAATAGAGAAGGACGGAGGGCTTCACGTTGTATTTGAAAAGCGGGAGAGCCATATTCCGCAGGGCGGCGAGATATGCTTCCCCGGGGGACACGCGGAGGCGGGGGAAACGCCCGCAGAGGCGGCCGTGCGCGAAACGTCGGAGGAGCTTCTTCTGCCGAAGGAGAATATCGAGCTTATCGCGCCGCTCCATATCCTTCCGGGGCGCGGCATAAAGGAAGTCCACTCCTTTTTGGGCTTTCTGCACGACTACAAGGGCGGCGCGGAGCCCACGGAGGTGGAGCGCGTATTTTCGCTGCCGCTTTCGCATCTTATCAACACGCCGCCGAAGATATATAAGGGGAGGCTTCAGGTGCAGCCGGGCGACGACTTCCCGTATGACGAGATACCCGGCGGAAAAAATTATCCCTTCGCCTATGCCACCCGCATATTCTACTTCTACGACAGTCCCTGCGGCGCAATATGGGGACTGACGGCGGAGCTTCTTTATCAGTTCATTGAGCTTTTGCGAAAATAG
- a CDS encoding DUF4160 domain-containing protein: MPVLSRFYGIIIRMYFQQAEHDPPHIHAIYGEDMAAVDIKTGEVLEGHLPPKALAMVRE, translated from the coding sequence ATGCCGGTATTGTCCCGATTTTACGGGATCATTATTCGAATGTATTTTCAGCAGGCGGAGCATGATCCGCCGCATATCCACGCCATTTACGGTGAGGATATGGCCGCGGTTGATATAAAGACGGGCGAGGTGCTGGAAGGCCATCTGCCGCCGAAGGCGCTTGCCATGGTACGGGAATGA
- a CDS encoding ferredoxin, whose protein sequence is MKYIVNEACIGCGLCTACCPEVFAMGAGGLAVAIDTDVPEENLAAAAEAKDGCPALAIEEA, encoded by the coding sequence ATGAAATACATAGTAAACGAAGCATGCATAGGATGCGGACTCTGCACGGCGTGCTGCCCCGAGGTATTCGCCATGGGCGCGGGCGGCCTTGCCGTCGCCATTGATACGGATGTGCCCGAGGAAAATCTTGCCGCCGCAGCCGAAGCGAAAGACGGCTGCCCCGCCTTGGCCATCGAAGAAGCGTAA
- a CDS encoding winged helix DNA-binding protein: MSVVAKENKKNAYLYCKFRDEQFALYDEYAKRHGMLMKTLLVVNALYYAQEGLTQTNICGRTFQSKQTVNLIIKNLLAEGYVTVTEVPENKRNKIVCMTEAGRGYCEKVVRHITWAEDTAMSMFTPEEQKTLIDLSRTFTKNLTMLMNQETEEN, translated from the coding sequence ATGAGTGTCGTGGCGAAAGAGAATAAGAAGAACGCATATCTATACTGCAAGTTTCGTGATGAGCAGTTTGCCTTGTATGATGAATACGCCAAACGTCACGGCATGCTGATGAAGACGCTGCTGGTAGTCAACGCGCTTTACTATGCGCAGGAGGGGTTGACGCAGACGAACATCTGCGGGCGCACCTTCCAATCAAAGCAGACGGTCAATCTGATCATCAAGAACCTGCTTGCGGAGGGTTATGTAACGGTAACGGAGGTGCCGGAAAACAAGCGAAACAAGATCGTTTGTATGACAGAAGCAGGGCGCGGATATTGCGAAAAGGTCGTGCGTCATATCACGTGGGCAGAGGATACGGCAATGTCCATGTTTACGCCGGAGGAACAAAAGACGCTCATTGATCTGTCCCGTACGTTTACAAAGAATCTGACCATGCTGATGAACCAGGAAACGGAGGAAAACTGA
- a CDS encoding transposase has translation MNKYTESEKSIITSRYYDDSRQIFGAAKLCAVMKESGIRASREMVSELMRDMGFISIRQRSVPQSMDTGWLCIFFFHCNMVSVDSCTFLSCTQNGEAPLCRLLWAEISEWLSSSVPMLFDGVNLKRSWSSSLSVK, from the coding sequence ATGAACAAATACACTGAAAGCGAGAAGTCCATCATTACATCTCGCTACTACGACGACAGCCGCCAGATATTTGGCGCTGCAAAGCTCTGTGCCGTCATGAAGGAAAGCGGGATCCGTGCTTCAAGAGAGATGGTATCCGAATTGATGCGGGATATGGGGTTTATCAGTATCCGGCAGCGATCCGTTCCTCAAAGCATGGATACTGGCTGGCTGTGCATTTTCTTTTTCCATTGTAATATGGTCAGTGTCGACAGTTGCACATTTCTGTCATGTACTCAAAATGGTGAAGCACCATTATGCCGCCTTCTTTGGGCCGAAATCTCGGAATGGCTGTCATCATCCGTTCCAATGCTTTTTGATGGGGTGAATCTGAAAAGATCATGGTCTTCATCCTTGTCTGTGAAATAA
- a CDS encoding radical SAM mobile pair protein B, producing MEPIIREIKVKSVLTKSNLPVSDYSVNPYVGCTHACKYCYASFMKRFTNHVEPWGKFLDVKYWPEIKRPEKYDGKELFFGSVTDPYNPQEEIYQRTRTLLEQLQDSGIKLSIQTKSDLVLRDLDLIKTFPGARVGFSINTLDEAFKDDMDSAVSIERRIAAMKTLHDAGIRTTCFISPIFPGITDCEAIIDRVKDQCNLVWLENLNLRGSYKAVILDYIREKRPDLVPLYDEIYNHGSRLYWEALDASVREYAAANELDYVRNDDSMKNPFEAPPVIVNFFYHEEIKKSAKKGK from the coding sequence ATGGAACCGATCATCAGAGAAATCAAAGTCAAAAGCGTACTCACCAAGTCCAATCTTCCGGTAAGCGACTATTCGGTCAATCCCTATGTGGGCTGTACACATGCCTGCAAGTATTGCTATGCCAGCTTTATGAAGCGCTTTACCAATCACGTTGAGCCGTGGGGCAAATTTCTGGACGTGAAATACTGGCCGGAGATCAAGCGCCCTGAGAAGTATGACGGGAAAGAACTGTTCTTCGGCTCGGTGACCGATCCGTACAATCCGCAGGAGGAAATCTATCAGCGTACACGCACGCTGCTGGAGCAGCTTCAGGACAGCGGGATCAAGCTCAGCATTCAAACGAAATCCGATCTGGTGCTGCGAGATCTTGATCTCATCAAAACCTTTCCCGGCGCAAGAGTCGGCTTCTCCATCAATACGCTGGATGAAGCTTTCAAGGACGATATGGACAGCGCCGTTAGCATTGAGCGCCGCATTGCGGCCATGAAGACGCTGCACGACGCAGGCATCCGTACCACCTGCTTCATCTCGCCGATCTTTCCCGGCATCACGGACTGCGAGGCAATCATAGACCGAGTAAAAGATCAATGCAATCTCGTTTGGCTGGAAAATTTGAATCTGCGCGGCAGCTACAAGGCTGTGATTCTCGATTATATAAGAGAGAAACGCCCTGATCTCGTACCGCTGTACGATGAGATCTACAATCACGGCAGCCGCCTGTATTGGGAAGCGCTTGACGCGAGCGTACGCGAATATGCTGCTGCAAACGAACTTGATTACGTGCGCAACGACGACAGTATGAAAAATCCCTTCGAAGCGCCGCCTGTGATCGTCAATTTCTTCTATCACGAAGAAATCAAAAAATCCGCGAAGAAAGGGAAATGA
- a CDS encoding nitroreductase family protein, protein MDFYDVIDQRRTVREFLDKEVDFEAIRRILEAGNKAPTWNHNRNWSYIVLRTDEEKECAFEYAKKIANKFDADAYLNRPKPYPTTLAQKMYAYAMPRQFTMLKNAPYVIVPVFKCKDPNGAYVSKLNPFSTIWCVIENIFLAATAEGLACSMRIPLNEEHDIVKKKLKVPPTYMIPVFIGIGYADPDETVLEQNVADLDKQIHYGRWK, encoded by the coding sequence ATGGATTTCTATGATGTGATCGATCAAAGAAGGACTGTAAGAGAATTCCTTGACAAAGAGGTCGATTTTGAGGCGATCCGGCGCATTCTGGAAGCAGGCAACAAAGCGCCGACGTGGAACCACAACCGCAACTGGAGCTATATCGTACTGCGAACCGACGAGGAAAAAGAATGCGCTTTTGAGTATGCTAAGAAGATCGCGAACAAATTCGATGCTGATGCGTATTTGAACAGGCCAAAGCCCTATCCGACCACGCTTGCGCAGAAAATGTACGCCTACGCGATGCCAAGGCAGTTCACCATGCTCAAGAACGCACCGTACGTGATCGTTCCCGTGTTCAAATGCAAGGATCCAAACGGCGCATACGTGTCCAAGCTGAATCCGTTTTCTACGATCTGGTGCGTGATCGAGAACATCTTCCTCGCAGCAACTGCCGAAGGACTCGCCTGCTCCATGCGGATTCCGCTCAATGAAGAGCATGATATTGTAAAAAAGAAGCTCAAGGTGCCTCCGACGTATATGATACCTGTGTTTATCGGTATCGGATACGCCGATCCGGATGAAACGGTGCTGGAGCAGAACGTAGCAGACCTTGACAAGCAGATCCATTACGGCAGGTGGAAGTAA
- a CDS encoding cupin domain-containing protein has protein sequence MKEKIGEVFSIAKDNQPVSGCTISKTIYSGANDITYFSLAKNTDISAEIYPYHKLLIVADGSMEAYGSDLKKSLTTGDCLITHINTPVGIRTSKGAVYTEISVRRDDAMNEAIKAGEVFKLADLVPYVDGKIVNMDVLHNDKMKFVVMAFDEGTGLPEHAAPKEAVIFALDGEGIIGYEGREHFIKAGENFSFAKGGMHYVKAAKKFKMALLLTLE, from the coding sequence ATGAAGGAAAAAATCGGAGAGGTATTCTCCATAGCAAAGGACAATCAGCCCGTATCCGGCTGCACGATATCCAAAACCATATACAGCGGGGCAAACGATATTACTTACTTTTCTCTGGCAAAAAACACCGATATAAGCGCGGAGATATATCCCTATCACAAACTGCTTATAGTGGCGGACGGCAGCATGGAGGCGTATGGAAGCGATCTAAAGAAGTCTCTGACAACAGGCGACTGCTTGATCACCCACATCAATACGCCGGTGGGCATAAGAACATCCAAAGGCGCTGTTTATACGGAAATATCGGTAAGGAGGGATGATGCGATGAACGAAGCGATCAAAGCAGGAGAAGTTTTTAAGCTGGCGGATCTTGTTCCCTATGTAGACGGAAAGATCGTCAACATGGACGTACTGCATAATGACAAGATGAAATTCGTGGTCATGGCGTTTGACGAGGGCACGGGGCTTCCCGAGCATGCGGCTCCCAAAGAGGCTGTGATCTTCGCGCTCGACGGCGAGGGTATAATAGGCTACGAAGGCAGGGAACATTTCATAAAGGCGGGCGAAAACTTCTCTTTTGCCAAGGGCGGAATGCACTATGTAAAGGCGGCAAAGAAGTTTAAAATGGCGCTTTTATTGACATTGGAATAA
- a CDS encoding flavodoxin family protein, which yields MAKIMILNGAARKNGNTYALVKAFTYGAESAGNEVTEFYLQDMEIHGCLGCNGCARAPKGSENPCVQKDDMAEINKAFRTADVIVFASPVYFWTITGTLKTAADRLYAELKNLGYGAFPRKSVLLMTAGGSDYSQATRWYETYERNLGWTNLGEVLGVGKEAAAKALGASIS from the coding sequence ATGGCAAAAATTATGATATTAAACGGAGCGGCAAGAAAGAACGGAAATACATACGCGCTGGTGAAGGCTTTCACATACGGCGCTGAAAGCGCGGGCAATGAGGTGACAGAGTTTTATCTTCAAGACATGGAGATCCACGGATGCCTCGGATGTAACGGTTGTGCAAGAGCTCCTAAAGGCAGCGAAAATCCGTGCGTTCAAAAAGATGATATGGCTGAGATCAACAAGGCGTTTCGCACGGCAGACGTTATAGTGTTTGCTTCACCGGTCTATTTTTGGACGATCACGGGTACGCTTAAAACGGCAGCTGACAGGCTCTATGCCGAATTGAAGAATCTTGGCTACGGCGCCTTTCCTCGAAAGAGCGTGCTGCTCATGACTGCGGGCGGTTCTGATTACAGCCAGGCAACAAGATGGTATGAGACATACGAGCGCAATCTTGGCTGGACAAATCTCGGAGAAGTGCTTGGCGTCGGGAAAGAGGCGGCGGCAAAAGCGTTGGGCGCGTCGATCTCATAA
- a CDS encoding flavodoxin family protein: MKKILIVNGSKRKKGNSYALEAYMAGKLAGKAEVVEFNVGEKDVRVCMACDACKKKEEPFCIQKDDFTALIPEIDKCDAMVILGPVHYGRFPAQLRAFLDRTYSFMNFKRSDFSMASRKDKKIAGYLCCGVGPADVYVKALDEDLRCFAMAGFVDYKAYVAGGVGVPGSVMENPDYVKAADDIVDWLLA; encoded by the coding sequence ATGAAAAAAATACTTATCGTGAACGGAAGTAAGAGGAAAAAGGGAAATTCGTATGCGCTTGAAGCGTATATGGCAGGGAAGCTTGCGGGCAAAGCCGAGGTCGTAGAGTTCAACGTGGGCGAAAAGGATGTGCGCGTGTGCATGGCGTGCGACGCCTGCAAGAAGAAGGAGGAGCCCTTCTGCATTCAGAAGGACGACTTTACCGCGCTTATCCCCGAGATAGACAAGTGCGACGCGATGGTGATATTAGGCCCCGTGCATTACGGCCGCTTCCCCGCGCAGCTTCGGGCGTTTCTTGACAGAACGTATTCGTTTATGAATTTCAAGCGCTCCGATTTCTCCATGGCAAGCCGCAAGGACAAGAAGATAGCGGGCTATCTCTGCTGCGGCGTGGGCCCTGCGGACGTTTATGTAAAGGCTCTCGACGAGGATCTCAGATGCTTTGCGATGGCGGGATTCGTTGATTATAAGGCATACGTTGCGGGCGGAGTAGGCGTGCCCGGCAGCGTTATGGAGAACCCCGACTACGTTAAGGCGGCCGACGATATCGTTGACTGGCTGCTTGCGTGA
- the mutM gene encoding bifunctional DNA-formamidopyrimidine glycosylase/DNA-(apurinic or apyrimidinic site) lyase encodes MPELPEVETVKRIIEPQIKGQRVLAVDLRNPQVIAHPESETFTALLTERTIAGMSRRGKFLSVDMDNGDRLFLHLRMTGQLLVTPPDYPEEKHTHLIINLLDGKQIRYIDVRRFGRLWYIKNGEDVSVTGIDKLGLEPDDERLTADFLKAKLNKKKKPIKDMLHDQTIIAGIGNIYSDEILFASRIYPKKKCYDLTDAEWEILAETIPKTVVYYTEKNAITPEEYLNGKGKEYRNTPFLKAYGHAGESCPQCGTLFAKITVGGRSSTYCPLCQISAQ; translated from the coding sequence ATGCCGGAGCTGCCGGAAGTTGAAACCGTAAAAAGGATTATAGAACCGCAAATTAAGGGACAGAGAGTTCTGGCGGTCGATCTCCGCAATCCGCAGGTGATAGCTCACCCCGAGAGCGAGACGTTCACCGCGCTTCTCACGGAAAGAACGATCGCGGGAATGAGCCGCAGAGGGAAGTTTCTGTCTGTGGATATGGACAATGGAGATCGGCTGTTTCTTCACCTGCGCATGACGGGTCAACTCCTTGTGACGCCGCCGGATTATCCCGAAGAAAAGCATACGCATTTGATTATCAACCTTTTAGACGGAAAACAGATCCGTTATATCGACGTGCGGCGTTTCGGACGGCTTTGGTATATAAAAAACGGCGAAGACGTCTCCGTTACAGGGATCGATAAGCTTGGTCTTGAGCCGGATGACGAACGACTGACCGCAGACTTTTTGAAGGCAAAACTCAATAAAAAGAAAAAGCCGATCAAGGATATGCTGCACGATCAGACGATCATTGCCGGGATCGGCAACATCTATTCGGATGAAATCCTTTTTGCTTCCCGCATCTACCCGAAAAAGAAGTGCTATGACCTTACCGACGCGGAATGGGAAATACTTGCCGAAACTATTCCCAAGACGGTCGTCTATTACACAGAGAAAAACGCAATTACCCCGGAAGAGTATCTTAACGGCAAAGGTAAGGAGTATCGCAATACGCCGTTTCTGAAAGCTTACGGTCACGCCGGGGAGTCATGTCCACAATGCGGAACTCTTTTTGCAAAAATCACAGTTGGAGGACGAAGCAGCACGTATTGCCCGCTCTGCCAAATCAGTGCACAATGA
- a CDS encoding DUF2442 domain-containing protein — MFHKVKTVNALPDYRLSVQFVEGVTKIYDVKPLFDKWAPFKALKDSPELFFCVEVDAGGYGVIWNDDIDLSCDELFENGEAVKTPFDGLMAFTDATRLWGLNESTLRKAIAYGKLVNGVDACKYGKQWVISTEAMKREYGQPKL, encoded by the coding sequence ATGTTCCATAAGGTGAAAACGGTCAACGCTCTGCCGGACTATCGTCTGAGCGTTCAGTTCGTGGAAGGCGTGACCAAAATATATGACGTAAAGCCCCTGTTTGATAAATGGGCGCCGTTTAAAGCTTTGAAGGATTCGCCGGAGCTGTTTTTCTGTGTAGAGGTCGACGCGGGCGGCTACGGCGTCATCTGGAATGATGATATTGACCTGTCCTGCGACGAACTGTTTGAAAACGGCGAGGCTGTCAAAACGCCGTTTGACGGGCTCATGGCCTTTACCGACGCTACCCGGCTTTGGGGTCTCAATGAAAGCACTCTTCGCAAGGCCATCGCCTACGGCAAGCTTGTAAACGGCGTGGACGCCTGCAAATACGGTAAGCAGTGGGTGATTTCCACCGAGGCCATGAAGCGGGAATACGGCCAGCCGAAACTGTGA